Genomic segment of Chloroflexota bacterium:
CCTTCCCTGGTGGTGTTTCAAGAAAAGATGCTCTCTTCGACCGAGCTTTCGGGCCTCGTCGACGTCGTCGAACGTCTCCGCGGCGAAATCAATCGCTCCTTCGCATGACGGGCGAGGCTCTGGGCGCCCGGCGAGCCTGGATATGACTGGCTTCGCGTCGATCCTGAACCTCGATCCCGCTGATCTGCTCGCCATCATCGTGCGAACAGCGGTCGTTTACGTCGCGCTCCTCTTCCTGCTGCGCTTGGCAGGAAAGCGGGAGCTGGGGCAGATGACTCCGTTCGATCTCGTCGTGCTGTTGATCATCTCGAACGCGGTCCAGAACGCTATGGTAGGGCCTGACACGTCGCTCACCGGTGGACTTGTTGCCGCGATTGTGCTGGTCGTGGTGAACGGCGCCGTGAACCGGCTGTTCGTTCGCTACGGCTGGCTCGGGCGCGGTGTGCTGGGGACGCCCACCCTGCTGGTGAACGACGGCGCGCTCATCCCAGAGCATTTGCGGCGGGAAGGCCTTGCCGAGTCCGAGGTGCTGCAGGCGCTTCGGGAGCACGGTGTCGAGAGCGTCGAGCAGGTGAAGATGGCGGTGCTGGAAGTTGACGGCACCATCAGCGTCGTGCCGGCCGATGCCAGAAGCAGCCGGACGCGTCGGCGCGTTCGCGGCCGGAAGCCGGCCGGATAGAGAAGTAGATTTGTCAGGGCCTCGGTGGCACCCGACGACTGCTGGCTATTACAATTCCTTGTCCCAATCGTAGAAGAACCACGTTTGCGTGATTCCTCCCTCGTGGTCCTTGACCCCCTTGAGCTTCAGCACCGGCACAACTTCCCAGTACAAGGGCATCTGCGCCAGGTCGCTCATCGCCTCGTGGACGAGCTGTTGGTACAGGGTGGTGAGGGCCCGCGGATCGAGGGTGACGTAGATCCGGTCGTAGATGGCGTCGATTGTGGGATTGACGTATGCGCCACGGTTGCCGGCGTTGTAGTTGTTCGCGGGACTCGGGATGTAGCGGGAGTCGTAGCGGCCGGCGAAGTTCTGGGCCCAGAATTGCTCCTTGTTGACGTTGGTGACGAAGAGGCCGGGATAGCCGGATTCGTACTGTCGGTTTCCGATGAGCGCCGGTGGAATGGTCGAGACGGTCGCCTCAACGCCCAGCGCCTTCCACTGGTTCGCCGCGACGGTGGCGATTTTGTCCCAGCCGATCGCCTGGTTCGCCCAAATTTCCAGATCGAATCGCTCACCGTCGCCCTCGTGCACCAGAACGCCGTCGGGTCCTTTCGCCCATCCGGCTTGTGCCAGGAGCCGGGCCGCGTCGGCCGGGTCGGATGGATACTTCGGGATGAAGCTCTCGACATCCCGACGAATCGCGTCGGTGGGCTCCACCCAGCTATCCGCCAGCGCGCCGAGTCCGCTGCTCCCGACTTCGTTGAGCCCGACCCGGTCCAATCCTTCATAGAGCGCCTGACGAACGGTCTTGACGCGCGCTCCGTTCACGGGTCGGGCGACATCCGGTCGATACTGAATCTCGAACTCGATGGGCCGTGCTGTCGAGTCGGCTCGCACCACGTTTCCCGAGCCTTCCCAACGCCGCTTCACGTCGAGCGCCGCGTCCAAATCGACGCCGGTCGGCAGGACGATGTCCACCACGCCAGAGAGGATCGCGGCGACTGCCGCTTGCGGGTCGCCGATGATCTTGACGATGACGCGATCCAACGGTGGACGACCGAGGTAGTAATCGTCGAAGCGTGAGAAGTCGATCTCGCTTCCGCGCTCCCATTGGTCGAGCTTGTATGGTCCGAGGCCAACAAATTCCGTGCTGAAGTACGGGTTGTTTACGAAGGCTCCCTGTTTATCGGTGTCGTACGACTCCTGGAGGATG
This window contains:
- a CDS encoding YetF domain-containing protein, which translates into the protein MTGFASILNLDPADLLAIIVRTAVVYVALLFLLRLAGKRELGQMTPFDLVVLLIISNAVQNAMVGPDTSLTGGLVAAIVLVVVNGAVNRLFVRYGWLGRGVLGTPTLLVNDGALIPEHLRREGLAESEVLQALREHGVESVEQVKMAVLEVDGTISVVPADARSSRTRRRVRGRKPAG
- a CDS encoding ABC transporter substrate-binding protein; amino-acid sequence: MPRFCRLPRSCRLLRNHCALLSIGVIIAACAQSPSSGAPPSNEDSGGHATRSPKILTIALQREPADFGGYGTSSTTAGGAQQVLPIVNDGLTYADKSTVNHPLLAAEMPSFERGTWKVFDDGTMETTWTLRSNIKWHDGTPLTVDDFQFGFVVARDKDLPKRIPPTVAAQRELAFPDAQTMVISWSALNYAGDFAGVTPLPRHILQESYDTDKQGAFVNNPYFSTEFVGLGPYKLDQWERGSEIDFSRFDDYYLGRPPLDRVIVKIIGDPQAAVAAILSGVVDIVLPTGVDLDAALDVKRRWEGSGNVVRADSTARPIEFEIQYRPDVARPVNGARVKTVRQALYEGLDRVGLNEVGSSGLGALADSWVEPTDAIRRDVESFIPKYPSDPADAARLLAQAGWAKGPDGVLVHEGDGERFDLEIWANQAIGWDKIATVAANQWKALGVEATVSTIPPALIGNRQYESGYPGLFVTNVNKEQFWAQNFAGRYDSRYIPSPANNYNAGNRGAYVNPTIDAIYDRIYVTLDPRALTTLYQQLVHEAMSDLAQMPLYWEVVPVLKLKGVKDHEGGITQTWFFYDWDKEL